The Limnospira fusiformis SAG 85.79 genomic interval ATTGAACGACAACAGAAAGACCAACTAGCTGCTAAACTGCGAGAATTAGGAATTGACCCCGAACAGTTGTAGATAATTGAGGTAAAAATTATGACAGTTACGGAACAGTTAGCATCACTGGAAACCTCAGCCGAATGGGAAGATATCGAGTTTCCACCCGGAGATTTAGAAAGTCAGGAGTTGCCATTGTCAAGCTATTTACACTTACAACAAATCTTGTTACTAATTAAATGCCTAGACTGGTTATGGCAAGACCGAAATGATTATTTTGATGCGGGAAACCTGACTATTTATTATAGTCCTCATCAGCAAAAATCATCAGATTTTCGTGGACCAGATTTCTTTGTGGTGTTAGATACGGAAAGGCGATCGCGCAAAAGTTGGGTAGTGTGGGAAGAAGGGGGAAAATATCCTAATATCATTGTCGAGTTATTATCAAGTTCCACAGCTAAGACTGACCGCACGGAGAAAAAGAAAATCTATCAAGAGATTTTTCGCACTCCGGAATATTTCTGGTTTGACCCGG includes:
- a CDS encoding Uma2 family endonuclease, with translation MTVTEQLASLETSAEWEDIEFPPGDLESQELPLSSYLHLQQILLLIKCLDWLWQDRNDYFDAGNLTIYYSPHQQKSSDFRGPDFFVVLDTERRSRKSWVVWEEGGKYPNIIVELLSSSTAKTDRTEKKKIYQEIFRTPEYFWFDPESLEFQGFALIQGTYQPITPNDMGHLWSEQLQLFLGIENRQLRFFSPDGVLVPTPEESATEAQQQLEVERQQKDKLAAKLRELGIDPEQL